A part of Vespertiliibacter pulmonis genomic DNA contains:
- a CDS encoding thermonuclease family protein — MKITFFSILYLFTSFSTANTRQIQCKVVGITDGDTLTCLKQSTQYKVRLLYIDAPESAQPFGNKAKQALAQLAFKKTVTLQITGNDLYHRYLGVLFDEHNQNINLKMVQLGMAWAYKKTQPIYQQAQQAAKLAKIGLWQDQHPIEPAEWRANKRLHSNNSLQKNAPMRPLATDLNCAIKLSCKQMEKLKLPYSQVERYFHQCGWQELDGNRDGIPCNRIYRKAKK; from the coding sequence ATAAAAATTACATTTTTCAGTATATTATACTTATTCACTTCATTTTCTACGGCAAATACTCGGCAAATTCAATGCAAAGTAGTAGGAATTACTGATGGCGATACCCTAACCTGTTTAAAACAAAGCACCCAATATAAAGTAAGACTGCTCTATATTGATGCTCCAGAATCCGCCCAACCCTTCGGGAACAAAGCAAAACAAGCATTAGCTCAACTTGCATTTAAGAAAACCGTAACCTTGCAAATTACGGGGAATGATTTGTATCATCGCTATCTTGGTGTCCTATTTGATGAACACAATCAAAATATCAATTTAAAAATGGTTCAACTTGGAATGGCGTGGGCATACAAAAAAACTCAGCCCATTTACCAACAAGCCCAGCAAGCAGCGAAACTCGCTAAAATAGGGTTATGGCAAGATCAACACCCAATCGAGCCAGCCGAATGGCGAGCAAACAAGCGGTTACATTCCAATAATTCTTTGCAAAAAAATGCCCCAATGCGACCGCTTGCAACAGATCTGAATTGCGCTATCAAACTAAGCTGTAAACAGATGGAAAAATTAAAACTCCCCTACTCCCAAGTAGAACGCTACTTCCACCAATGTGGCTGGCAAGAACTTGATGGCAATCGAGATGGCATTCCTTGTAATCGAATTTATCGTAAGGCAAAAAAATGA
- a CDS encoding NRAMP family divalent metal transporter, whose product MTQQSDSVSTWQTKFAAMGPGILMASAAVGGSHIIASTQAGAIYGWQLAIIILLANFFKYPFFRFGVQYTLANNKTLIEGYKEKGKIYLWVFFVLNVFATMVNTAGVGIVTAAILSFLLPSSLGLSIPQLSIIVIISTWAFLLFGQYRLLDKVSKWIMIALTISTVTAVVIAAFKTKVVAPDFVEASPWNLASLAFIVALMGWMPAPIEISAINSMWVVAKKRFAKISYQDGLFDFNVGYIGTAILAIIFLALGAFVQYGTGEQVEQAGVKYIAQLIKMYAYAIGDWSRLLIAFIAFMCMFGTTITVIDGYSRANAEAFRLLSKNAVRAQTSLNIWMTISAAVGIIIITMFMSDVAVMLQFAMICSFVSTPVFAWLNLSLVLKGEYRVTGGLLWLSIVGLIYLAGFALLFIVYQLGWLG is encoded by the coding sequence ATGACACAACAATCTGATTCAGTATCTACTTGGCAAACAAAGTTTGCTGCAATGGGGCCAGGTATTTTAATGGCTTCAGCTGCGGTGGGCGGTTCGCACATTATTGCATCGACGCAGGCAGGGGCTATTTATGGCTGGCAATTAGCGATTATTATTTTGTTAGCTAATTTTTTTAAATATCCATTTTTTCGGTTCGGTGTGCAATATACATTAGCAAATAATAAGACGTTAATTGAAGGTTATAAAGAGAAAGGAAAGATCTATCTTTGGGTGTTTTTTGTATTAAATGTATTTGCCACAATGGTGAATACTGCAGGAGTAGGTATTGTTACAGCCGCAATTTTGAGCTTTTTGTTGCCTTCATCATTAGGATTAAGTATTCCTCAATTAAGTATTATTGTGATTATTTCAACTTGGGCGTTTTTATTGTTTGGTCAGTATCGCTTGTTAGATAAAGTTTCGAAGTGGATTATGATTGCACTTACCATATCAACAGTAACTGCAGTGGTGATCGCTGCATTTAAAACGAAGGTGGTTGCTCCTGATTTTGTTGAAGCATCACCTTGGAATTTGGCGTCTCTTGCTTTCATTGTGGCATTAATGGGGTGGATGCCTGCACCTATTGAGATTTCGGCAATTAATTCAATGTGGGTTGTTGCTAAAAAACGGTTCGCAAAAATTTCTTATCAAGATGGATTGTTTGATTTTAATGTAGGTTATATCGGTACTGCTATTTTAGCGATTATCTTTTTAGCGTTAGGGGCTTTTGTTCAATATGGAACAGGGGAGCAAGTTGAGCAAGCGGGTGTAAAATATATTGCCCAGCTCATTAAAATGTACGCTTATGCGATTGGCGATTGGTCAAGATTATTAATTGCTTTCATTGCGTTTATGTGTATGTTTGGCACAACAATTACGGTAATTGACGGTTATTCTCGTGCAAATGCAGAAGCGTTTCGTTTATTGTCTAAGAACGCAGTAAGAGCTCAAACAAGCCTTAATATTTGGATGACGATTTCCGCTGCAGTAGGGATTATTATCATTACAATGTTTATGAGTGATGTAGCGGTAATGTTACAGTTTGCGATGATCTGTTCGTTTGTTTCTACCCCAGTGTTTGCTTGGTTGAATTTATCTCTTGTATTGAAAGGTGAATATCGTGTAACAGGTGGGTTATTGTGGCTATCTATTGTAGGCTTAATTTATTTAGCGGGTTTTGCATTGCTATTTATTGTCTATCAATTGGGCTGGCTAGGTTAA
- the rpsF gene encoding 30S ribosomal protein S6 — MRHYEIVFMVHPDQSEQVPGMIERYTASVKEAGGQVHRLEDWGRRQLAYPINKLHKAHYVLMNVEAPQSVIDELETNFRYNDAILRNLVVHTKNAVTEASPMAKAKDERKASEAVVEVTEDAGE, encoded by the coding sequence ATGCGTCACTACGAAATCGTTTTTATGGTTCATCCAGACCAAAGCGAACAAGTACCTGGTATGATTGAACGTTATACCGCTTCAGTTAAAGAAGCAGGCGGTCAAGTTCATCGTTTAGAAGATTGGGGTCGTCGTCAATTAGCTTACCCAATCAACAAGCTTCATAAAGCACACTATGTGTTAATGAATGTAGAAGCGCCTCAAAGCGTAATCGACGAGCTAGAAACTAACTTCCGTTATAACGATGCAATTCTTCGTAACTTAGTTGTACATACGAAAAATGCGGTAACTGAAGCGTCACCAATGGCAAAAGCGAAAGATGAGCGTAAAGCTTCAGAAGCTGTTGTTGAAGTAACAGAGGATGCAGGCGAATAA
- the priB gene encoding primosomal replication protein N produces the protein MQANNSPIDNSLTFTGNVVSVVKQSQSPAGIVHYRFYLEHRSTRIEAGFQRQVWCKLQVSLAGNQFSLIAQQIMVGVKIRVKGFLHTHRNYSGLDQIVLHAEQIEFID, from the coding sequence ATGCAGGCGAATAATTCGCCTATTGATAATAGTTTAACATTCACTGGCAATGTTGTTAGTGTTGTTAAGCAAAGCCAAAGCCCAGCTGGCATTGTACATTATCGTTTTTATTTAGAACATCGTTCAACTAGAATAGAAGCAGGATTTCAACGTCAAGTATGGTGTAAGCTCCAAGTGAGTTTAGCAGGCAATCAATTTAGTTTAATAGCCCAACAAATTATGGTCGGTGTAAAGATAAGAGTGAAAGGGTTTCTTCACACTCATAGAAACTATAGTGGCTTAGACCAAATAGTACTACACGCCGAACAGATTGAATTTATAGATTAG
- the rpsR gene encoding 30S ribosomal protein S18: MARYFRRRKFCRFTAENVVEIDYKDIATLKNYISESGKIVPSRITGTRAKYQRQLARAIKRARYLALLPYTDNHQ; encoded by the coding sequence ATGGCACGTTATTTCCGTCGTCGTAAGTTCTGCCGTTTTACAGCGGAAAATGTTGTTGAAATCGATTACAAAGATATCGCTACATTAAAGAACTACATTTCTGAAAGCGGCAAGATTGTTCCAAGCCGTATCACTGGTACTCGTGCGAAGTATCAACGTCAATTAGCTCGTGCGATCAAACGCGCTCGCTACCTTGCGTTACTTCCATACACTGACAATCATCAGTAA
- the rplI gene encoding 50S ribosomal protein L9, producing MQVILLDKVVHLGNVGDQVSVKAGFARNFLIPQGKAVMATPANIAHFEARRAELEEKAAKALVAAMDRAERIQSAGTIIIKAKAGDDGRLFGSVGMRDVAEAITAAGHPVAKSEVRLPESSLRALGEYEVKLLLHPEVTALVAVIVEAE from the coding sequence ATGCAAGTTATTTTATTAGATAAAGTTGTTCACTTAGGTAATGTGGGTGACCAAGTAAGTGTTAAAGCAGGTTTTGCTCGTAACTTCTTAATCCCACAAGGTAAAGCAGTAATGGCAACGCCAGCGAACATTGCTCACTTTGAAGCACGCCGTGCAGAATTAGAAGAGAAAGCAGCTAAGGCGTTAGTTGCAGCAATGGATCGTGCAGAACGTATTCAATCAGCAGGTACAATCATTATTAAAGCGAAAGCGGGCGATGATGGTCGTTTATTCGGTTCTGTTGGTATGCGTGATGTTGCAGAAGCAATTACTGCAGCAGGTCATCCAGTAGCTAAAAGTGAAGTTCGTCTTCCTGAAAGTTCACTTCGCGCATTAGGTGAATATGAAGTTAAATTACTTCTTCACCCAGAAGTAACTGCTCTTGTAGCTGTTATTGTTGAAGCAGAATAA
- a CDS encoding YdcH family protein yields the protein MFPEFRELITKLKTEDAHFSRLFDKHNELDQRIKNMEARIELATDNEIEVLKKEKLHLKDELYSILTKKSAEAK from the coding sequence ATGTTCCCAGAATTTCGTGAGTTAATCACTAAACTAAAAACCGAAGATGCACATTTTTCTCGTTTATTCGATAAGCACAATGAATTAGACCAACGAATTAAAAATATGGAAGCTCGTATTGAACTTGCAACTGATAATGAAATTGAAGTATTGAAAAAAGAAAAATTACACTTAAAAGATGAGCTTTATAGCATTTTAACGAAAAAATCAGCTGAAGCTAAATAA
- a CDS encoding pyruvate formate lyase-activating protein, with amino-acid sequence MRYFNLFFISIVLFPLAVSANWKKINDIDYVWGPFTIYNLSLFSETGEYQKETRPVMLTLKYMKPVDGRDFAISLARSWSKLGITLPNQDEVVDRLRKIMPNIKKGDLLSYIALEDKGYFILNDTVIDEEFNRDFNNAVVAVWLDPRVEIGKALLAKQQKIEMLKPSIAVPDSDRNADNILLKTDQIEQSIEKISDETKNNFDKSTVSDSNQNNDIKPEMNRETGNKDEKKAIGKDDKEENSEEDSLEVFPPNDPVLLKEQPVS; translated from the coding sequence ATGCGTTATTTCAATCTATTTTTTATATCGATCGTTTTATTTCCTCTGGCGGTATCAGCTAATTGGAAGAAGATTAATGATATTGACTATGTTTGGGGCCCTTTCACTATTTATAATTTATCACTATTTTCTGAAACGGGTGAATATCAAAAAGAAACCCGCCCTGTGATGCTTACATTAAAATATATGAAGCCTGTTGATGGGCGTGATTTTGCAATTTCTTTAGCTCGTTCTTGGTCAAAACTAGGTATTACTTTACCAAATCAAGATGAAGTGGTAGATAGATTACGCAAAATTATGCCGAATATTAAAAAAGGTGATTTATTAAGCTATATTGCATTGGAAGATAAAGGCTATTTTATTTTAAATGATACAGTGATTGATGAAGAGTTTAATAGAGATTTCAATAATGCTGTTGTTGCCGTGTGGTTAGACCCAAGAGTCGAAATTGGAAAAGCTTTATTAGCGAAGCAACAAAAAATAGAAATGTTGAAGCCAAGTATTGCTGTTCCTGATTCGGATCGAAATGCAGATAATATTTTATTAAAAACGGATCAAATAGAACAGTCAATTGAAAAAATATCAGATGAAACTAAAAATAATTTTGATAAAAGCACAGTAAGTGATAGCAATCAGAACAATGATATAAAGCCTGAAATGAATCGGGAAACAGGCAATAAAGATGAGAAAAAAGCCATTGGGAAAGATGATAAAGAAGAAAATAGTGAAGAAGATTCTTTGGAAGTTTTTCCACCTAATGATCCCGTGTTATTAAAAGAACAGCCAGTAAGTTAA